In the Nicotiana tabacum cultivar K326 chromosome 16, ASM71507v2, whole genome shotgun sequence genome, one interval contains:
- the LOC107802448 gene encoding uncharacterized protein LOC107802448 yields the protein METEVQSNFTYLGRTFTNLSINASSSAFSDCNSDRSGEFPTASSQSRRLFLSCASENSDELIEQLVSGLESSSIDEQKQAATEIRLLAKNKPENRIKIARAGAIKPLISLIASSDPQLQENGVTAILNLSLCDENKELIAASGAIKPLVRALKIGNSTARENAACALLRLSQVEENKIAIGRSGAIPPLVNLLETGNFRGKKDASTALYSLCSVKENKVRAVQAGVMKPLVELMADFSSNMVDKSAFVASELISVTEARAALVEEGGIPVLVEIVEVGTQRQKEIAVAILLQLCEDSVAYRTMVAREGAIPPLVALSQSGTSRVKRKAETLIDLLRQPRSGNAAATAVARASGVSV from the coding sequence ATGGAGACTGAAGTTCAATCGAATTTCACCTATTTGGGAAGAACCTTCACAAATCTCAGTATTAACGCAAGTTCCTCAGCTTTCAGCGATTGCAACAGTGATAGATCCGGTGAGTTTCCAACGGCTTCTTCACAAAGCCGGCGGCTATTTTTGTCCTGCGCTTCCGAAAACTCCGATGAATTAATCGAGCAACTTGTCTCCGGTCTCGAGTCAAGTTCAATCGACGAGCAAAAGCAAGCAGCAACGGAGATTAGACTCCTCGCGAAGAACAAACCGGAAAATCGGATCAAAATAGCTCGAGCCGGAGCAATCAAACCGTTGATTTCGCTTATCGCGTCCTCCGATCCTCAGCTTCAGGAAAACGGCGTTACGGCAATTCTCAACCTGTCACTTTGCGACGAGAATAAGGAACTCATCGCTGCATCTGGAGCAATTAAACCGCTGGTTCGAGCGCTTAAAATTGGGAACTCTACAGCTAGAGAGAACGCGGCTTGCGCTCTTCTCCGGTTGTCGCAAGTTGAAGAGAACAAAATTGCAATCGGAAGATCAGGTGCAATACCTCCGCTAGTGAACCTTCTAGAAACTGGAAACTTCCGCGGCAAAAAGGACGCGTCAACGGCTCTGTACTCTCTGTGTTCCGTGAAGGAGAACAAAGTGAGAGCAGTACAAGCTGGCGTGATGAAGCCTTTGGTGGAACTAATGGCGGATTTCAGTTCAAACATGGTGGATAAATCGGCGTTCGTAGCGAGCGAATTAATATCAGTGACGGAGGCAAGGGCGGCGCTGGTGGAGGAAGGTGGAATTCCGGTACTGGTGGAGATCGTGGAGGTTGGAACACAACGGCAGAAGGAAATTGCTGTTGCGATACTGTTACAGCTGTGTGAGGACAGCGTGGCGTATCGTACTATGGTGGCTCGCGAAGGAGCCATTCCTCCTTTGGTCGCTTTGTCGCAGTCCGGTACCAGTCGCGTAAAACGaaag